The sequence below is a genomic window from Xiphophorus maculatus strain JP 163 A chromosome 10, X_maculatus-5.0-male, whole genome shotgun sequence.
GACGGCCTTCAGTCAGACGCCAGCTTCGAAGCCACCATCGGGAAGTTCGACAGTAACtttagcatgatgctgctggaCCTGCTGGACAAGCTGAGCATCTACAGCACCAACGACTGCGAGCACAGCATGATCAGCATCATCTACAGGTAAACCCAGCAGCATCGCTTTGAACTTTACAGTTCCCTTCACTGTTTCACAGAGCAAACCGGGGTTTAGTTTTGTAACTTCTACTTTTTATTCTGGATGATTCACAACCCTGGCAAATGTACTACTTAGTTTACTTTAGGCCTGGTGTTTCTCAAACATTTAGAAATCTAACCCAATAACCGGTTTAGAGACCTGTGACCCCAGAAATACATTCTTAATAGGTGAGTCAAATGTATTTGTGTAGCATCACTCATACACAGTTTATTAAAAGTGTTGGAAAGAAAAGTacacaaaaattacatttaaaaaatgcaatatttaaagaTTACAATAAAAAGGCAAGAAAATCTCATTGAGTCCACTTTGGACCAAaagcatttagttttgtcttttctgcatTAAACTGGAGTGGATTCTGGCCCCTTTCCTCCATTTAATGGGCATAGTCATCAATGACAGTAAGAAACTGTGATCATGCATTGAAACAGAAGTTGTGTGTCATCAGCTTAGGTACGGTAAGTGGTGGTTGTAATGCTCCGGCTTAGAGAGAGCAAAGAGATGCTGAATCAAAATGGCTTGAAAGTGAAGCCTTGAGGATGATGTGATCTTTTCTAGAATGATTTCAACCAAAAAATCATGCCCACTTTTTCATTCCCATCGCTGCTGTAACATTACAGGGATATTTATGATAAATATGGAAGTCAAAAGATGACCAGATATATTTACTGATGTTCTCTGCCTTGCTAAAGTCTTCATAGTCTCATTAAATccaaaactttaatgtatttggtttggatttcatgtgatagaccaacacaaactagtggaaaattatgaagtggaagatgtggtttgttttttttaacaaatataaacatctgaaatgtgTATCTGGATTCAACATCTGTGCTCTGATAGTCCTAAAACAGCTTCACCGTCTAACAAGACAAGCTCCCCAAAACTTTCACCTACAGATGTGTAACAATGATAGAACAGGATGAATACACTCACCACTGTTTGGAGTATTTCGATATTTACAtgtaatttttacattatttgcaTGAATGCCagtaaaatttttaaacatttaaacttgtGATTGCAACTTGACAAAATTGCAATCACAAGTTGGTTGATTGTAACTTGTGATCTTTTGCACAACtttcaaaaaatgttgacataaaTGTTCTTGATAAAATAAAGTATGCCTTATGtacttagttttattttcataaagcaTGTAAAggtgagaaacagagagagtACCACATATTTTTCCTTCCTGCTATTTATATATTCACAAAGTAATTTATAGTATGCTAGTTTAATAGATCATCTTAAGTAGCTTTATTAATAACTTATGCAGTTAAAGTAACAATGCtttttcatcagtttcaaatagttttaaaaGGAAGTCCTGATGTGTTTGACTCCACAGGCTGGACTTTAACGGATTCTACACAGAGCGGCTGGAGAGGATGGCTGTGGAGCGCAGTCAAAAAGCTGCAGCGTAGCATGTCTTCTgggtttggaaataaaatgtcattctGCAGTAAAAGGACCTCTCCTCATGGCTGTGCATCACTCAAACCGCACCCTTTAACCGCGGtgcagacagctgcagcttttaaCTGCTGATACATCCATGTGCATATATATACAATATTGTatgaaatttagttttaatgtgCAGAGTCCTATTAATGCTTCAGCTTTGAGAAATGTAACTCATTGTTGGTAACTTATTGCACCTGTATAGTGGAATTGTGTatttgaagtgaaataaaactTGTGAGCAAAATGCAGTcagcatttttttgtatttcaaaaaaaTCCCCGTGTGAACAACCTCATGCATTTATTTGTTAGTTTaagaaaaatgcataaataatttTGCTGGTTTGTTTGCTTACATGTTGGTCAATTGCACACAACTTTAAGAATCTAACAGGAAATGCTTTTGTgaattcagaataaaagcccGTGATTAACCACAAAGCAAACTGCTGTTAGAGCAAGAGTTGGAGAATTTCAGAAGGaatttaaaactactttcaCCCCTGAAAACGGTGACCGTCGAGCTGCACTTAGTTCAACACAGTGGTTTTTACTGAAACGAGGTAAGGAAGGTAAAGGCTTCTCTTTAAACTAACAGTCTTCGAGCTACATGGAATAAATCATTTAAGAGGTCACTGTAGACTTCAGCCATTTCCATTTTAGTTCagtgaaaatatctgaaacGCGTAGAGATAAGTGAGGAATTATGCTGGTGattatcagaaaatgtttagaaGATATTTCTGCTGACTTTGTGCCAGACATGACAACATGCCTTCTCAAGGTTAGAGAAGACAGTCAGGGTTTTTTGTTGCCGGTTCTACTTGAGTTTGTGGCAGCCTGTTGGAGAAACCTAGAAatggatttaaaactaaacattagatttttttaatgttgtgttttatttacccagTTCATTTTATACACTTTGGAACAAATGACCACAGAGAAAACCGAATTGTATCGTGCTTGTATTCATTGAAGAGGGTGCTTACTTGATCTTTCTATGGTTTACTCTCTACAAAGAGGATAAACCATAGGAAGTCATTGCTAAACTATTGAGCTGTTTACAAAGGGCTTATTagtggaaagtttagtggaaagTAAAAATAGCTGCACAGTTcccaaacaaatatttagtgCATATCCTGTATAGCACATGCactaaatacataaatcaacatttatttaattttaaaaatatttaattttatttttcttctgagaataaaaacaagttggaAAATGTGCTCTGGTGTGGCTTGTCAGTGTAAGGGTGCTTTTTTGAAGATGTAAATTTAGGTCTTAGGTTCTAAACATACTTTTTgataagcccacatttctgctttttttttttgacataatattaaatgttttccttagtTGTAAGCAGAATACCataataattaacagaaataaagacttgaaaataTCAGTCTGAACATAACTGATCTATGTAATGTATTTCACATAATGAGTTTAGTTACTGAATTTTCTATAATATTCTAAATATTGAATGGGTCTGTAGCACATAGAGTAAAACAGTAACACCTTGTTTTTGTAAGACcggttttggttttattttgaaatgttatttgccGGAAGTGACTCATCGTCTTCTTGTAACGGTTTCGGCAAATGACTGCGATGGCGTCATCGCTCCAGGCGGAGCCTCAGCGATGATTCACGGCAAAGTTACCGAAGAGCAGAAAGGTTGTCGGCAGGCGTCGGGGAGAACATGCTGTCTCTGTGCCTGATCTGGggtaagttttatttatttatttatttatttatttatttattgctgaaccaaaaaaaaaaaaaaaagttagacagACTCAGATAACCTTTCGGCTAACAGACCCTTTTTAGCAAAAAGGTTCTAAATAGTCTTCTGTAGCAACAAGTTAAgacttttaagtaaaataagGTTTTGCATACCAGTTAAAAAGTTCTGAAATACATATTGGGTATTAGTTTTAGCgtcatttttgatgttttcactTGTACAAAACATATGTTGGCAGCAGATAAAGATAAGCAACCCAACACTTtacaaacaagttttttttttcctatttaatatGTCGACAATTTTActactttttaaatgatttaaatctgCATCgtaaaacattacaaacttATATGAAAACactcacttttattttaattttggtgAGAACAAAACGGCTCCACCTCATTCAGGTTATCGCGGCGCGGTTTTAACCGTAAAAGGTTGCTTTTCTGTGCAGCATAAACAAATGATGATATTGTAACTAACAACTTTGTTCAATCTAGCTAtcattcaaagattttttttcctggacGTCTATATTCCCTTGAGTCTTGACTAActcattaaaaacagtttttatccaGAGGTATGTTATCAGCAGGCTGCCACCAATACAAGCAAATGTTCAGCAACTAATACATTCCAAAGAaccattttttcctcttcttcctactaaataaaaatagtttagaATTTACATGTTCCTCTGCAAAACGGAGTTGATCAATTTTTTAGAAAGTCTttgcatctcttttttttttttctcaacagttACAAGGAAACAATTTGACTTCTGTTTTTACCATGACTGCATGATAACTGAAAACCACCCAAACAGAAAACTAAGCCcttatttctggttttaataCTCTACTagacaagcatttttttttctatgaggCTTTGACCTTCCAGtacacattttaataacattttctatttcagAACTAttataaattaagaaaaagaacaacactcaatgttctttttttgcagTTGCTGCCATTGAGCAATCGTTTCTAGAATGGCACCGCTGGTAGTGGCTGCATGTTGGAACAGATCTGGtgtctgatttgttctttttccagacttttctctttctttctttctttctttctttctttctttctttctttctttctttctttctttctttctttctttctttctttctttctttctttctttctttctatctttCTTATTCAGTTGAGTCATTCCATTTTTGTCCAATTATTCCCAAtagttttggatgctgtgcagctgtaCACATTTTTGCTCTTACTTCTTTACTTTAGTACAGTTGTTATAACCGTGGTAAcaaagtattgtttttacacCTGGGAGCAGCaactgattagcatctcaaaagctcaaataatatcTGAACTATGACCCCCAAAACGCAATGAGGCTACATGGATACAGAGCAGAACtaaagagaagagaaagaaggagGAAGGTCAAGCCATCAATCATAATGAGCGAGGGTCATATTTCCTATTCCAACGTTTCTCTGCTTGGCTTTCTAACCAGGCAGAGACTTAAAGAGGAGCGACAAGaacaaatgaggtggattagcagtgcttgtcAACAACAGACAGTATCATCTAggacagtggttctcaaacttttttcagtgatgtacccccttaaaaatataattttagtcaagtaccccctgacacgggcaaaacatttgtggaataaaaaagaggtacagtgctgtaaataccctgtaaatactgaatataaaattcagtgcatgaacacacatttatattttatcgaactttttacaaaataatttttcccaatacttattatgaggagcctactgattttttaaagatattttgaaaagcttcacgtaccccctgcagtaccgccacgtacccccaggggtacgcgtacccccatttgagaaccactgatctaggACATAATATAGTGGAATATTGTCTCTGCTGCCCAGAAATTGAGCTGTCAGGACAACTTGACAGTCATGATACTGTCGTACAGCAAAAGGTCTTCAGCCAGAAGACTCTGAATATACTTCATTCATTTGAGTtattataacatttaatttccctttgggataaataaagtatttttgaattgaatttaattaaagcaggattttactgtttttataacAAAGACATAAAAGAAACTTAGCTGCTAAAAATTTGTTGACAAAAAATTAATTGGCAAACATGACTAGAACAGCAGGTTTATTATCTAGTATTatcatattaatggaaagttaagtgcAAGGAAAAGGTGAAATGTTCCTGACAAATTGCTGAGTGCAAATTCTGGTCAGTACCCAGATCTACTTTTCAGCGGGTTAACATGTctgtaataaaacatgatttattgGTCTAACTATGTATTTCCATCAGCTGTTAGCCAAATCCATTAAAACTGAATACAATAACGCCTTGAATTATTTCTCTCTGGGTTTACTGGattcataaaatctaaaaatttgaccttttaaatgtatttattgaaataCAAACCTTTTCCATGCCGTCCTGATGTACTGAGATGCAGCGACCTGCATTTGTGGCTTCCAGGTTTTGTCTTGCACGGCTCAGGACAGCTGTCTCACGTCCAGCAGTACGAAGTGGTCCGACCTCAGAGACGTCACGAGAGACGGACCAGGAGCCTTCAGGACAACCAGGTGAGATCGCCTCACCTGTTCTTCAGTCTGCTGGTGGAATTGGGAAATATTTATGTAGGGTTTTCTGCTCTTGTTTTGTCATCTTTGTTTACTGATTTACCCACGGCTGTCAGGTTCAAGTACAGTCACACCCCTCTGGTGATTTCTGTCCTCTCATTAGAACAGGAAAACCTTCAATGGGCGACGCTTTGGTCGTTTCCTAATCGGATTCTTGAGACTCTAGTTTGAGTTTAGGTGATGCAAATGAAGAGCTTTATCGTTCAGGTAGGCTCTTCCTTCACCACAGCAGACCATCCAAATTTAAGCAGATAATGTCCCAGTCTAGTGGGACATTATCTGACGATTAtattagtaatcaattaatctattCATTATTCTGACGATGAATCAATAAATCGGATAAAAGCTGGCACATTCCTCTGATTTTTTTGGTTACAACTTAAGCATTTtctatgcaatattagaaatactttGAAAGATGCGACAGATAaattaccttttaaaataataaaaaaaaataaacattttattgcctgtgAATTTGAAcatgatgaaactaaaactgccacttgaggagttttgaataaaacatatttacagacaaacaggcttttatcttaaaagcaaaatgtgtaATGTATATTTTGTACAGTCTTGGCTTGTTTTATTGCTCtgaatatgcttttttttttgtttttttctttgcaaagtgTCTttttaacgattaatcaattattaaattagcCGATTATTTCCATAATCAActcatcacgattaatctgattgatCATTTCAGCCCTGCTCAGATCCATTTATCCGTCTCTTGCTCCACTCATCACTCATAAGCAACATCAATTaatctgaaactaaaaatatgcCCTCAGGTCATATGAGGCAACTACAGAGTCAGTCAGTGACCTTCGGCTTAAGTACAAAGCCTGGTTATGGACAACCGGGCAGAGATAGGTCAGATTCAGGCTGTTCAAAACACGCCACTCCGTTTGACTCCAATCATTACCCAAATGGACACACAAGTCCCCTGAAAAAGATACGGCATCCTCAGATGACATCAGTCTGATACTCCTAAGAAGGATGGGGTCCCCAGACTGCTGCTTGGCGCTCAAGCAGAACAGAACCTCAAAGACACGACTCTCTGTCTCGCTCACTGGGAAGGACCCCAGTACAGAATCACCCAGAGGCTTTAATAAACTGTGAGATCCAGGATGTAAAGAATCTGGTGAGATCTGATAAAGAATCATATGATgttgtaaaagtaaaattgtTGACTCCATGAATGTTTAACAGGCTCCTTGAATACACTGAAGCCATTTTTTGTAGCAAAGCTGTTGAAAATCAGTCAATTCATCACCAACAAAGTGATCACATTCATAGATCTAGTCATCttcagtgacagaaaaaaaaagcatctccaGTCctcaatttaacatttaaatgactAAGGTCATGCGGATGATTTCACATAACTTAAAATCTCTACGGCAATTAATGATTATACCTTCTGCAGCTTTATCCTGATGCAGTTCAGTATGACTTGATGATTGAAGGCAAAAACCACTCTGTTCATCTGGAAAAGAACAGGTAAATATCAGATTCTCACTAAAGTGTCTCAGCTTGTACCCGTTAAGCTGACCTTATATTCTGCTTACAGGAATCTTATTGGTGAAAACTACACTGAAACATATTATTCAGAGGATGGAAAAAGGGTGACAACATCTCCAAATGAGGTAAAAACctatttttggtcattttagaGAGTAATATTTTAGGACAGCAGCTCTTCAGTGTAGATTTTCATCTCAGTTAACACCTTGAGAAGTTTTCTAAGTTGCACAATTCTGATCTCTTGTATAAATATACAAACTGCTTGTCTATAAACATTAGTATTAGACCTCAGATTGTCCTCAAGTGACCCAtcataataaaaatgctgcattccAAACATGCAACTAAGGATTTTATGGATGTGGAAAACAAAGAGGCTCTTTGTTAATGACGTTTCCTTGCAGGAACACTGCTTCTACCACGGACATGTTCAAGGTGAGGCTGACTCCTCGGTCAGCGTGGGAATCTGTTCGGGCATCAGGTAAAGCACATTCTCTCAACCTGGCTCTTCTTTGCATTTCATCTCTTACTCAAAGCTGTTTCCAGGGAAAATAACTGAGAGTACTCCTGCTTCATATTTTGTCAACTTCTTTAGTCTCATGGTTGTTTTCtatgaactgattttatttttttttttaatctcttgcTGCATTTAGTTCTGCAAGTATCTTATGTATCACTTTTttaacatcagattttttttttcttgcctttaTATGAACAGTTTGTCCAAAggcatgtttacatttctaattcctgctgctgtttcctgtGTCGGTGCTAGCGGCTTTCTGAGAGTCCGGCAGCAGGTTTACCTGATCGAGCCTCTGGGACAGACTGCGGACGAAGAGCACGCAGTCTACAGACGGGAGCAACTGAAGACGCCCGGCGCTGGCTTCTCTTCTAATGCCTCCACGTTGTTTGATcgggaccagaaccaggagccGAACCCTCAGCCAGAAGGCCTCTTCAGGTCCAGATCATGGGTTCGTCTTTTGCTCCCTGGAATTGGAAATGTGGCAACTGGTTTGCGAGCGGCTGGTTTGATTTACCTTTGAAACGATATATGTCACCACGATGCCATTATATGACAGGGAGATCTGATCGTGCATGACGCCagatgattttctttctgctttaacTTTTCCAAACAAACCGCGTTTGAGTCTTTTTCTCACTGTTTCGTCCTGAACTTTTGACCTTTACGGTGCAGGCTGTAGATAGAGCCTGCACTTCCTCTAAGAGTTTTTGCACTTTCTCTTAAGTTTCACAGAGTCTTTCTGAAATgcattgtcttgtttttatttctcaatataaaacaatttaaaatatgaaaactgaatatccttttttttttctccattcagaaaacaaaatcaccACCAGGGCCTCAGAAGTTTGTCGAGCTGTACGTTGTGGTGGACAGCACTGAGGTGAGTATGCTGATCAAACACACCGTCCTGTTGTAACTCTTGTTTTGCAAACGGATGGAGGCCAAGAGTAATAAACGAAGCATGCTGGAGAACATGAATCCACAATCTGCCTTGTGTGTATGTGGGTCGATTACATCACAAAGCACAAGAATACAGCTGGTTAGTTGGCATTAGTAAGGAAAGAAATGTATCTTAAACGCAGGATAAAAGGAAAACTCAACAGGATAGATacaaatggatgtactcaaaaGAACTGTGCTAAGAATCCTAATGCCTCTTGTGATGTAGATCGATGTTTGAGtgaaaatttattaaattacattttaataactaaatacCAAAACCAATAGAAAAGCTGACCATGAAATATTGTTCCATAGGTAACAAACTATACCTTTTGGGAATTTGTTGGATTTTATAGAAAAGTTTGGCTCCTGgctttaacctcctgagaccctgcatcctcatatgaggacattacatttttgtaaacacagatgtaaataataacattgattgaatggtcttatcgtcacacagatagacccaatgtcctcgtctgaggacattgggttttgagaaaaccacttattgtagaaagctgaaatttcatttttaggccaattgggtccttatgatcccaaatgacaaggagaaatgtatatgcaaaaacagacccgttgtcctcatatgagggcattggttttgacatagttcaagagcacatagaaagctaaaatttaatttcaactaaaattaggtcatactaatcccaaatagtaaggagacataaaaaatgcacatcaaacaaaagcccgggtctcaggaggttaagtCTGTACATCTTTAGGAAAACAGACTATCTTGACAtcttgactttgtttttttcccctccttttgcAGTACAAACAGTATCGAGACGATACCAGGTCGCGTATTCTCGGTGTCGTGAATCACATTGATAAGGTATATTTGTTCCCAGCTGTGTGCAGTTTGAAACGTAATcacttctgtttgtttctgaacaTTTGCTCTTCTCCGCCTGCAGCTCTACCGCTTCGTCAACATCCGCATCATGCTGGTGGGCTTGGAGATTTGGCCCTACAAAGATCTCGTCGTCGTGGACGGAAACCCAGACACGGCTCTGGAGAACCTGATGGTGTGGCGCCAGGCCGACCTCTTGAAGAGAGCAAAGCATGATAACGTCCAGCTTGTGACGTGAGGACTGCTGAGGAGCAAAAACTGTAGAAGTTTAAATCTTTGACACACAGTTTGAGCTCATGTTAGACTCTCGTTTTCCACAGGGGCAAAGACTTTTCCGACGACACAGTCGGACTGGCTAATAAGTTTGCCATGTGCACCATGAACTCTGGGGGAGTCAATCAGGTGGGTGTGACAGCAGAAGCATATGAACAGCATTTTGTTGTACATTTGAAAGCATCAGATCTCCATGTCTGCTTTAGGATCACCATGGTAACCCGCTCGGCCTCGCCTCCACCATTGCTCATGAGATGGGGCATAGCTTCGGCATGTCCCACGATGctgcagggtgtgtgtgtggtccaGCTTACAGCAGCAACTGTGTAATGACTGAAAAGCTCAAGTAAGAGCAAATGATGTTAAAACTGTCTTATCAGCttatttctttgatttgtttatgtttaaaccCTTCGCTAACTCTCTTGTGTTTACCTCCCTCTCAGTGTTGCAGGCCAGGGCTTCCCAGACTTTTTCAGTGACTGTAGCATCCAGCAACTCACTCAGTTCATGGACAGAGCTCAGCCCAGCTGCCTGGACCCACCAGGCCGCATCAGCACCATCGCATTAGGCCCTCGCTGCGGTAACGGCCTGCTGGACGGTGGAGAGGAGTGTGactgtggtgcagcagaggtaAAAACCTTCAACTCTGAGGTTACAGCTGATAATCTTAATGAAAGAGGGAAATGACGACAGGAatccattcattttcagtttgaccGTCGTGACAGAAATCCCATGTCTCTTTAGTCAGTAGCTGCTCCATACTGATGTGCTACCAGTACCAGGTCATGCTACTTCAACAGTCATCTGTGTG
It includes:
- the LOC102236421 gene encoding zinc metalloproteinase-disintegrin-like 2d; protein product: MTTEKTELRSLSDDSRQSYRRAERLSAGVGENMLSLCLIWGFVLHGSGQLSHVQQYEVVRPQRRHERRTRSLQDNQLYPDAVQYDLMIEGKNHSVHLEKNRNLIGENYTETYYSEDGKRVTTSPNEEHCFYHGHVQGEADSSVSVGICSGISGFLRVRQQVYLIEPLGQTADEEHAVYRREQLKTPGAGFSSNASTLFDRDQNQEPNPQPEGLFRSRSWKTKSPPGPQKFVELYVVVDSTEYKQYRDDTRSRILGVVNHIDKLYRFVNIRIMLVGLEIWPYKDLVVVDGNPDTALENLMVWRQADLLKRAKHDNVQLVTGKDFSDDTVGLANKFAMCTMNSGGVNQDHHGNPLGLASTIAHEMGHSFGMSHDAAGCVCGPAYSSNCVMTEKLNVAGQGFPDFFSDCSIQQLTQFMDRAQPSCLDPPGRISTIALGPRCGNGLLDGGEECDCGAAEECINPCCDASTCRLTEGSQCAHGECCESCQLKASGSICRRAAGSCDLPEYCSGDSADCPEDSFEMNGKPCYGQAPGYCYDGQCPTRAKHCWRLFGEGAKEGPDFCFDLNKQGQEGANCGRDGQSFIKCSPQDRKCGSMFCVGGEEPITGKHAAFRVLGATCRVLVEVDRTRNFDMVPNGTTCGDNQVCLSSKCVDVSVFGKREDCAKKCNSNGVCNHKNECHCNPGWAPPHCDIKYADIPKGQTVMIAGVCAGISTLLVITLVIAGLMCCRKNNIRDRYMYKRKKQPSPGKLKPVFQEKAVRDRPQISQPTLMGSTSSRVCRPLVVAVTPCRPSPQPPAKPSVSCTSETEPSHGTKPRPPPVPPVKPSPPLVARFKKPPPPPPPPQAKSRFIRPA